Proteins from a genomic interval of Brucella melitensis bv. 1 str. 16M:
- the galU gene encoding UTP--glucose-1-phosphate uridylyltransferase GalU, with translation MSSIRKIRKAVFPVAGLGTRFLPATKSIPKEMLTVVDKPVIQYVVDEAREAGIEHLIFVTGRNKAVIEDYFDAQVELYSTLAERGKTEELNRLQDLQPQPGTTSFTRQQVPLGLGHAVWCARELVGNEPFALLLPDMVMQSKKGCLAEMVELYEQTGGNIIAVQECDPEEAHKYGIVGKGGAVGNGFEITRMVEKPAKGTAPSNLYINGRYILQPEIFGLLSKQEKGAGNEIQLTDAMLKLADQQKFYGFDYRGLTFDCGSKAGFIEANVAFALWREDIRPSVEGSIGHLLKTIQPA, from the coding sequence ATGAGTTCTATTCGGAAAATCCGCAAGGCAGTCTTTCCCGTCGCAGGTCTTGGAACGCGCTTCCTGCCCGCAACCAAATCCATCCCGAAGGAAATGCTGACGGTTGTTGACAAACCCGTCATCCAATATGTCGTGGACGAAGCGCGCGAGGCGGGTATTGAACACCTGATTTTCGTTACGGGGCGCAACAAGGCTGTCATCGAGGATTATTTCGATGCGCAGGTGGAGCTTTATTCCACACTGGCCGAACGGGGGAAAACCGAAGAGTTGAACCGCCTGCAGGATTTGCAGCCGCAGCCGGGCACCACCAGCTTTACCCGCCAGCAGGTGCCGCTTGGCCTCGGCCACGCTGTCTGGTGTGCGCGGGAACTGGTGGGCAACGAACCTTTTGCACTGCTTCTGCCTGATATGGTGATGCAGTCGAAAAAGGGCTGCCTTGCCGAAATGGTCGAACTTTACGAACAGACCGGCGGCAATATCATCGCCGTGCAGGAATGCGACCCGGAAGAGGCGCATAAATACGGTATCGTGGGCAAGGGCGGCGCTGTCGGCAATGGCTTCGAGATTACGCGCATGGTCGAAAAGCCGGCTAAGGGCACGGCGCCGTCCAATCTCTATATCAATGGGCGCTATATCCTCCAGCCGGAGATTTTCGGGCTGTTGAGCAAGCAGGAAAAGGGTGCGGGCAACGAAATCCAGCTGACCGATGCCATGCTGAAGCTTGCCGACCAGCAGAAGTTCTATGGCTTCGATTATCGCGGGCTGACCTTCGATTGCGGCTCGAAGGCAGGCTTCATTGAGGCCAATGTGGCTTTCGCACTATGGCGTGAGGATATCCGCCCGTCCGTGGAAGGCTCCATCGGCCATCTGTTGAAGACGATCCAGCCAGCCTGA